Sequence from the Psilocybe cubensis strain MGC-MH-2018 chromosome 10, whole genome shotgun sequence genome:
ATCTGTTAAGGCTGCCAAGATCCTTCAAAAGGCCAAATTCGGCCTAGCCAAGGCACGATGGTTATAAGGCTCCCCTGAAAATTCCGACACCGCCAGCCTTACTACAAACCACCGGCGTCCTGCCCGTGGACAGGCTGCGAGATGACTCGCAGCCCGGGACGGCTTGCAAGTCATATCCTCACGCATGCAAAAGTGCGGTATATATGTGTGTTGTGTGAGAGGTTGAAGACGACTATTAAATGCAAGGCGGCTAATCATGTGAAGGAGGAGCATTGGGACGAAAGTACAATGGGAGTATGGAACTTGGAGGAAGCGGAAAGGTTTTGGAAGGAAGTACATTTCCGGGACGAGGGTTGTGAGTATGCTGCAAAGAGGGTATAAGTATGGGTCGAGTGTTGGCATTTGGGTCTGAGATTTTATTTCTACAATATGGTTTATGTTTATAATATGATGTCTTTCCATCACGCCAGAATTAAAGAGCTATAAAAAGTGTGAATCCTTTCTTTATAACCTTACAGGAATTTGCATGGTATCTGGTATGCGTGCGTGAATAATAACTCGTTTATGGGCATGTATTCACCCTTGTCAGAGTATCAATTAGTGTCCATGCTCCTCATATTGTATTAACGCTTTTATATAAAGCTCCTCAGCACTACATATATTCTACTCCCTTTATCAGTAGAGAACAGGCTGTAAATTGATCCCTAGGTAATTCAGAGGTAGGGAAGCCTTGAAATCACTGAGTCAGTACCTACATACTTACTGCCAGAGGCTTGGCGCCCACGATAAGATTACAGATCAGCGTGATATGTCATTGCCAATGAGCTGGCTCTGGCTGGATTGTCACCCCGTGCGAACTTACCAGCAAGAACTGCCGACGTTTGTGATGCAGCAAGATTCTACCTAGAGCATGCCAGGTACTGGCATAGCAAATTAATCGTTCTTTTaggtctatcgatatgaaagtAGCTGTAATTTGAAAAGCAATTTGTGCCTTTGGAAGCCTCCAAATGCAttgacaaggcatttggggacttcgtcacttttgccgatggACATCCCACGCTTTTGATGACCAGATTCAACTTAATTACACACCGCAAAGCGCCAAGTCCCCGACTTTCTGGTACTAGTATGTGAATATATCAACGGACTGGTCTTacacttcaagcttcaatcTCAACCATGTTTGGCTCAACAGCACTACTGGCCGCGGTCCTTGCTGGTCTTGCCCTTTCATCCATCtatttcatcatcatcctccagTTCCAGAATGGCACCATGCGCATTCTTGACATTTATACCACTCACAACCCTGCTATACTCCCACCAGGCCCAGCTGGAGAATCTATAGCCCTTCGACATATTTACACAAACATATGGCCACTTGATGCTCTGATCAACCGCCTGACACCGTTCTTCTGGACACTCGTCACCGGGGTGTTGCCTGAACTGTCGTTGTTCGGGGTGTACATGGCTGGACAGCTCGTCGCATCCGAAACCCTACTTCTTCTCGAGGGCGCTCGGAGAGGGAATAAAGGACGGGTCGTATCATACTCAACACTGTGGGGCCTTGCGTGGCAGAACCTTCCGTGGGGATTCGTGCAGCCGGTATACAACCTCGTGCATGTTCTGGGAGCACGTTATTCGGAGGACCCGACGCCGATGACCATTACAGGCACCACGGACGCGATAGGGAGTATCCCAGGAGCAGTCGTCGTGGGGTACATTCTACCTTCTGTGATTATGTGCATCCCATCACCACAGTACCTCTCACACGACACCCACCAGGCGCTCGTTTTTGCATGGCAGCTGTTCCCGCTCTGGATCTGGGCAGCACATACATTCATCACCCAACTCACCCCCAGAAGCACCTGGAGCAACCCTATCAAAGCACTAAGGAACACATACACATTTGCATTGCTTGTCGCGTGCCTTTCACACCTCTCCATCGTTGCTCTCGTCCTAGCGTTGATTTATGGCCCAGCGGATGTACAGAAGCACCTCCGCGATACACTCCCTCCATCGTTTCTTCCATCCAATCCTGCACTAGTTTTCACGTTGTTCAAACCATTTGGCAAGGCCCAGGTGAGCGAATTGGCGGTTGGGGTGCTGAGTTTACTGCAGTACGATACGGTTTTTGCCGGATTCAGTGCGTTGCTGTGGGCGACGCATCTGCTTTGCTCCCGGAGGAAAAACAATGATGTGTTGAATGTCGTATTGGGAGGAGGGATCTTGATTCTGTTGTTTGGACCCTGTGGAGCTGCACTGGCTACCGTGTGGAAGAGGGATGAGGAGGTGTTTGCGGAGGCTGCGAGGGctaggaaaggaaagaaagattacTAGGGACATTTAGTCATCTTTTTTTAACATTATCATGGCACTACGAGACCGACTCATTTCTCGTGCATAGTTGCATTTGAGATAGAATTTATGTGCATAACGTGAAGGTAACAGCAACAATTTCAAGGGTATCAAGGAGTTCAATTCTATCCCTGCTAGTCAAGTCATCGTCCATCCATCAAACCCGAGGGATACAGGCTAGAAGTCATCGGCCTAAAAAATGGTACAAAAGCGCGTTGAGTGCGCGGACAACTCGTCCACCATGTTCTTCCCAATTTCCCCAACCAACAAAATCTTTGCCCTTTTCGTCCTAGCCTTCTCTTTGTCAGTGCAAGTGAAAGCTGCGACAGTTTCGGGCAACAACATCGTTGCCTTCAGCGGGGATGGATGCACGGGCAACCAAGGCTCCTCGATTCCGTGCGATTCAAGGTGCATCCCATTTGCCGGGAGGAGGTCACATATGGTTCGTTTCGTCTATACAGCATCTATGGCCTCTTACGCCCTTGTAACTGAATATGCACCAGACCGGCACAAACTACCACTGCGTGCGCTACTTCACGGACGATTGGTGTATGAACGAGGTCGACGGTGCCAGCCTATCGGGCCAGAACGAGTGTCGGAATGTCGCGCCATCAATTGGAGTGCGGTCCTTCAAGTGTGACCCAACGAGCGCGTGTCTGTGGGGACATTGATATGGGTGGCTGAAGTTCCTCCTAGGGTTAGAGTGGCATTTCAAGACGTGTACATCCCGAACCTCGTTATCGCGAATATTGTGATTTGCGGTGGAAGACGACTTGGGTCCCAATAGCAAATTTCGCCTCTGACAACTAAAACAAACCCTCTCAGTCACTCATACCATTTTTGGTGTTCACGCTGTGCCAGCGTTGACCTACAGATCCGTTCGTGTCAAGATGTAATTAGATTTCTGCAGGCACCGATATTTCTAGGTTGACATAGCTGCGGAGGCGCTCAGATTGAGTGAAAAACATCAATGTATCAAAGAATATTTTCTCCTTCATATTTTGAGCACAAATCCCGGAACATGGAAAGGGTATTGTACGTATCTCCTTCGCATTAAAAGTGTTTATTATCTTTGTGGAATGGTAAAGCCGACTCGGGTGTCGGATGCTAATAACAGGGGAATGCCGTATTGTGATGTCGAGAGACTGCTTATAACTTGAAGTCTCATTATCTATTTCTTGCCGAGTTGAATTCATTTTTCGACAATCGAATACGAGTGATGATCGAATGCCAATTGAATCAAAATAACGCCGTCAAACTACATAGTACTGGACATCAGTGCGTCAACGTTTAATTTTGTCTCCATTATTTCAAACTACCCCGAGAATAACCTCCAGTTTCTTGACTACATCAAGACAAAGCATATCTTGAATCCATGCCAATGTTATTCTGGCTATCTGTACCCAGGTTCTGCTTTCCTACTCTTCAAATTGCTTTTAATAACGACTTGATTGATATGTAAAGTAGTCAGTTATTTTGATGGTGTCGTCTTTGACAACGATATGCCCATAATCGAGGCTGCACAGTATCTGAATAATCTTACGCAGGTCAATCTAAGCATTCGATGCGTTGCCCATTGGCCATTACCCACAACCTCAAGCACCTTTGGACCTCCTGATATCGGAGGTCTCTTCGTTGTTCAAATATTTCGGGATTTTCGACGGATGCTCCAATGGCATCGATGGTCCGAACGCCACTACAGCAGCCACTAAGCTGAAGTTGCCAGTCTGAGAGAATGTCAGTGTCACTGCGGATACGTTCTGAAAAGACGCACTTACTCCCCTCGTTGATATATATCTCGGATTATGCACCTCGTAAGCTCTATGAAGGAAGGGCACACACGTTAGTGGTGTTCAGGTAGATTGATTTGAGACCCGTGCCATTGTTCAGTAGCAAAACTTGCAAGGCTTCCTGTGCTTGGCGCTAGGCTTCGCAAACTTTCAAATGAATACGAACTTGACTTGACACATGAGCGAGTCACGGATATATATGTCGAGGATATTCATTTTCCACTTCCCTACATCCTTTGTACGGCATCTGCATGGATTGCGCAGTCGAGAGAAGACAGAACGAGGAGCAAAACTCCACGTCAACATCCTTGACAATGAGAATGTACTGAATAATGTGATTATTTGTCAATTTATTTTGCAGAACCCTTTGCTTACCATTGATCTAGACCTTCGAGCTGGTGAATTTGCGACTCGTGGTAACGAAAAGCTTACGGTTTTATACAGACGTGCATGTGCAATGTTATTCGCTGGACTAGCTTCTCCAGGCAGCCAATGAGCGTCGGCGAGCTCGGCGTGATTTACAAGAGAAATTTGAATTACTTGAGTTGGGGTTCTGGCCGCCCAGATGGGTTCAATTCTTACGCCCTCCGAAGTCCGAAGGAATATGCGGATCACAGAAGACCGGGGTCTTGCGTCTTTGAGCGAAGGCCCGCCCGTTATTTCCGTCTTGACGATGGATTATAGGTTCATGGCACTGCTATTATTAGAGCTATGCCTCCCGCAACACGATTTATATTACGATGCATCTGTCTGGAAACTATACCTTGAACACGCACAACGAGATAATTTCGACCTGCGTTGTATCCGTTATGCATTGGTTAAAATCATACATAACCATTGTGTCGCATGATCGGTGTAAATCCGGTGGCTTTACGGAGAGAAGGCTTTACTTGGGAAAGTATGTTAGAATATGGACCAGGCGGTATGCAACGTCTGACACCGATATCTTTTCTTAGTGTCAGGTCCAAACCTATGGTGTAACAGAGGTCAGAGTAGTTGTGAGCATAAGAATTCCATGACAGCGTTTACGAGACTCGTGCTACAGCACATCATGAGATAACTTATATACGACTTTACGACGATAATATACAGCACAAGCGAGTTGTAATCAATCTAAATTTATAGTAGGGACACTTCGATATTTAAGCAGACATTGCCAGGTATCGCTACTAGTACAAGGCAAGTCCTGACCCTGAGCAGCTTGATTTGAGATCAGCCCGCCATGCGTCTTCTAGTACTTTTATCGACACTTGTATCATTATCCCTGTACCCCTTTGTAGGAGGTTCCCCCGTTCGCAGGTCAACAGAACCCACAGTCACACTGAGCTATGGAGGATTCCAAGGAAAGACAAGTGGGAATCTTGTGAAGTTCCTCGGGATGCCATTCGCTGCACCGCCGTGAGTTTTTGTCTCTTGAGCCTTTCAGCAGATTAATGTAATAAATATATTGACGATTGCAAACAGTGTCGGGAATCTTCGATTCGCTCCGCCCCAACCTCCAATTCCCTTCGCCGGGGTCAAACCAGCCACCTCTTTTGGAGCAGCCTGCTTCCAGCAATTACCTCAGGGAATTTTTGCTGATTTAATTGCTCAAGGTGTAATCCTCAACTTCACCACAACGCCCACTGAAGGGCCTGCTGGTATATCCGAGGATTGCAAGTGTTACATATTGACATCATTGAGGATGATGCTAATAAATATGACATAACTCTCTTGTTTAGGCTTGACAATCAACGTCGTGGCGCCAGCTACTCTGACACCTGGACAGAAAGTCCCTGTCGTATTCGTGAGTCACGGTATAATTACATCTAAGAATAACCGTTCAAGTATATTTATGCCTTCATTTAGTGGATGTATGGAGGTACGCAGACTTAGTCCTTGATTAAAATCGACAAATAACCTGAATGCCTTACTATGCCTAACTTTCAGGGGGGTTCCAGTTCGGAGATGCCTCTGTCAATCCAGGCGATACCCTAGTGGCAAGGTCCATTGAAGTCGGGGAGCCCATTATCTTTGTCTCGGCAAATTATCGAATAAACGGTATGTCATGCTCCAAAAGTCAA
This genomic interval carries:
- a CDS encoding Epoxide hydrolase ascI — its product is MFGSTALLAAVLAGLALSSIYFIIILQFQNGTMRILDIYTTHNPAILPPGPAGESIALRHIYTNIWPLDALINRLTPFFWTLVTGVLPELSLFGVYMAGQLVASETLLLLEGARRGNKGRVVSYSTLWGLAWQNLPWGFVQPVYNLVHVLGARYSEDPTPMTITGTTDAIGSIPGAVVVGYILPSVIMCIPSPQYLSHDTHQALVFAWQLFPLWIWAAHTFITQLTPRSTWSNPIKALRNTYTFALLVACLSHLSIVALVLALIYGPADVQKHLRDTLPPSFLPSNPALVFTLFKPFGKAQVSELAVGVLSLLQYDTVFAGFSALLWATHLLCSRRKNNDVLNVVLGGGILILLFGPCGAALATVWKRDEEVFAEAARARKGKKDY